The following is a genomic window from Theobroma cacao cultivar B97-61/B2 chromosome 10, Criollo_cocoa_genome_V2, whole genome shotgun sequence.
TCAAAATCCCAAAGTCActttaaattagtttttagAATGTAAAAAAATGGTACAAGTTTGATTAGAATAAGTTAAatcacaaatttttttaaacctttttttttatatagaacATGAAAACCATTGTTCATTATTTTAGTTAACTGCAAAATGATTAGAAGTTAGTAGTACTCTTTGTAAGCCTTCGCATAATGCATTCTTCCAGTTATCATATATGCTCCGATGAAACTCTTCTCAGAATTAGTTGCAGGCtgcaattgttttttttttttttttttggttttggattTCTCCGTTTGTTATTGTTAATCACACAAATCAGATTAATGTTGTCATTGCTTGCATTAACTAAAACTGTAAGTGTGCAAGTACAGTTAAAGTTGCTAATCCTAATCAATCCAAGTTAGCAAAAAAGCTATAAGTACTGGTATCAAGAACTATTTGCCGTATCGAGGAAATCGCCCCCAGCACTCCTAAAACAGAAAAGATTATGGCAATCAATGTGTTCACCCAAAACAGAACCCCCTGCTTGGAGGGCTTAAAAGTAACATTGTAGAAGACCATGGGTAAAACAAAATCAAGGGGTATGCATCCAAATGCCCCAATTACGGCATTGATGTCTCCAAAGAAAGGGAACATTGCAGCAAGAGTTGTTGCTATGACCACAGATAATGACCTGTAAGCCAGCCTCGGTACAACATTCCGGATGGAGAATTGATCAACCTCTGCATCCACAAACTTACGCTCAAGCGCTTCATTTGTTGGTTGCAGATAAACCTGCAAGGAGTAATGCAAACTAGCAgattgatgatgtttgttaaattaaactatttattttatttttaatatgcacagcattttcttattcattTAAGGATATTATAGCCAATTTTATTAATAgagaaatattattaatagATGCACAATTAATAGGAATTTCGATTTGTTGCAAGATGATTAAATgtataataaaaagatatattGAAGTGCCTAGTTTAACTTTTATACACAATAAATATCTGTATTAAGAATTAAAGCGAAAATTCTCAAATAGAaggaaaattatatttaaatcaactttgatTGTGctgtattttatattaaaatttcaattttcttttaaaagaaattgatattCCTTGATTTTTTACCAATGccgaaaagtaaaaaattactaaaactaattttccAATATAGAAAAGAATGAGTTTTAAGTGTTCATAAAAAAAGAACCCCATAATTCTGGGATAtgccaaaaaagaaaggagaaattgGACAAAGGAAAATGGGATGAAAAGAGTATTAGATTGACACATATAGTTTGAACAGTGAACGTTAATTTTGTTAGCTACAATGACACTTAAGCAAAATATATTTgcaatataaattaaataaaattttaaattagtttttagGCAGTTAATCATTCATCATTATTTccaaatatattttgatataattttttttaaaatgttgaaTTTGAATCTAGTTTGATTTTGATACAAGATTAAATACCCATGTCATGCATTAAAAGCAAAACTCATatagaagaataaaataaagaactttttataatttcttacataaaaaaaaaaacctaaaatgGAAATATAACTCTAAAAAGAAAGTCTAAAGGGAAACTGGTGAAAATGGTGAGTGCAAGCTATGCTGAAAcacaaaatacaaaaaataaaaataaaaatccaagCCACTAATGCATAAAATCTCAATAAACTCTAATCTTATGGAATTGTTATATAAGAAAACTAGTTTGtctaaaaaagaaatgataagTCTTACCACAGCAACAGCTGCCACTTGCAAGAAGGTGAAAACATTGGTCATCAAGAGAACCCAAGTAGGCAACAAAAGCTCTCCGTCAACCATAAAATTAGCTAGGACTGTTGTTCCTGCAGCCTGGTTGCCAAATGCCCAATACCCCGATATAGCAACACTGAAAAAGGTCGTCACTACAACAGCATAGCACACACACAATCCTTTAAACATTTTCCCCTTTACTGGAGGTGCTATCGTTGCCTGCAAAGTctattgattttgaaattctCTTCTCTAAAGGCAAATATACATGCAATGAATACTAATAGATAATTGAGTTGATCAGAGATTATTTCTTCCAATCAGAGTAAAAGTAGTAAAGAAATAAAGGGGACCTGTATTTCAGGAACGATACCATTCCCGTAGGTGGTTGCGATGATCGAGATAGCAGTGAAGGATCCAAAGACGCGATTCTGACCACTTCCTTTTACAGAATAGTCCTTGGCAGGTGCATTCTTAGAATTTCCTGAGAATGAGTCACTCTTAGTTGTAGAGGATGCTTTGGATGAAGTACTTCCGGTGATTCAATTGCTGAGTGAATTCTTACCAACATAAATGGAACCAGCAGTGGCACAAGCAGTATATAAAAGACAAAGGACTAGAGAGATCATGTTGATATGCCTCAGGGAGTGAAAGGATGGGATTTGGGCCAGGATTAGCATCAGGATACCAAAGATGATAACAAACTGGTACAGTTGCATGCTCTCCTTTGAGCTAGATAGCCGATAAATGTACTGCCAAAAATAGTGAGAAAATATCTCTATTCAGCACAGCATTCAAGATTCATCTGGTTCTTGTTAATTTCTCTTTCAGTTTAGCACTAGATTGATAAAAGCAAAGAagttgagaaacaaaaaatatatggaGACAAACAGAGTCATGTCCTTCCTAAGGGTtaatcagaaaaagaaaattgcaaACCCAAGAAGACGTAACAGCGAACAATACGAACTAACAGGTTTTGATTAACATAGGGAAGCGACAATGAATGGATTATACTCCAGATGTTTATTGCAAAAACAGAAGCTTTAGGACTTGTCTGAATGTCCTGCAGaaactaattaatttatttattttatataattgcCCTGCCAAAATACTGTTTACTCTTGGACAGCACAAGGAGTCTTTGCAGGCAATGGAAATAAAGCAACAATCAAAGAATAGAAGAAGATCTCCCTCCAAAGATGAGATTCGTTTGAAGGCTTTTATTTCCAGGAAATAAAAACTGACCTTCAGGCTCTGTCCTCCAAGCAGCACACAAGCAATGACTGCACCATAGCATAAGCAAAATTGGATTGGACCAACAAAGTATCTGCCCCATCGTGGTCCTGTCAATACATCCATTAATCGATCCATATGTACCTTAGTAGTTGCAAGGACATATAATCGTAAAAGATTTTCCTTCTGTAAATTCTGATCAAGAAGTCCTCAAAATATTGTAgacaaaattaatattatgtaaaaattTGCAGAAGCTAATTAAGCTATGAGCCACTGAGCATACTAGTATTCAACAAACCTAATATATCTCTTGCCATATCCCGAAACCGTAGCTGACGCTGTCCAAGCTGCGCATGGTACTCTAAAACCAGTGACAAAAGATTAT
Proteins encoded in this region:
- the LOC18586640 gene encoding GABA transporter 1, whose product is MGTHLPTSMNVSQREMDGQSNPPEKLDAGALFVLKSRGSWLHCGYHLTTSIVAPALLSLPYALSLTGWFAGVLCLTVAALVTFYAYNLLSLVLEYHAQLGQRQLRFRDMARDILGPRWGRYFVGPIQFCLCYGAVIACVLLGGQSLKYIYRLSSSKESMQLYQFVIIFGILMLILAQIPSFHSLRHINMISLVLCLLYTACATAGSIYVGNSKNAPAKDYSVKGSGQNRVFGSFTAISIIATTYGNGIVPEIQATIAPPVKGKMFKGLCVCYAVVVTTFFSVAISGYWAFGNQAAGTTVLANFMVDGELLLPTWVLLMTNVFTFLQVAAVAVVYLQPTNEALERKFVDAEVDQFSIRNVVPRLAYRSLSVVIATTLAAMFPFFGDINAVIGAFGCIPLDFVLPMVFYNVTFKPSKQGVLFWVNTLIAIIFSVLGVLGAISSIRQIVLDTSTYSFFANLD